From a region of the Mercurialis annua linkage group LG1-X, ddMerAnnu1.2, whole genome shotgun sequence genome:
- the LOC126665278 gene encoding uncharacterized protein LOC126665278, whose amino-acid sequence MGSSNFLWSLAKKYLTVGLIGITITDRYASIVHVRGASMSPVFNPETSTFWGSSIDDHVLIEKFCLEKYKFSHGDVVVFRSPSDHKEKLIKRIIGLPGDWIGTPDAYDVVKIPEGHCWVEGDNLVSSMDSRSFGPVPLGLINGRVTHIIWPPQRIGEVEKKIPHTRVSSS is encoded by the exons ATGGGTTCTAGTAATTTTTTATGGAGTTTGGCCAAGAAGTATTTAACCGTTGGGCTTATAGGGATCACCATCACAGACAGATATGCCAGTATTGTTCATGTGCGAGGCGCCTCTATGTCCCCTGTTTTTAATCCCGAAACTAGCACATTCTGGGGATCATCTATTG ACGACCATGTCCTTATCGAGAAGTTTTGCCTTGAGAAGTACAAGTTTTCGCATGGTGATGTCGTAGTTTTTCG GTCTCCAAGTGATCACAAGGAGAAACTTATAAAGAGAATTATTGGCTTACCGGGCGACTGGATTGGAACTCCCGATGCATATGATGTGGTAAAGATTCCAGAAGGACATTGCTGGGTTGAAGGTGACAACTTGGTTTCTAGCATGGATTCAAGGTCTTTTGGCCCG GTTCCTCTCGGGTTGATTAATGGAAGAGTTACTCATATAATATGGCCTCCGCAAAGAATCGGAGAAGTCGAGAAAAAAATCCCTCATACAAGAGTTTCTTCTTCCTGA